One genomic window of Helicobacter canis includes the following:
- a CDS encoding dCTP deaminase domain-containing protein, translated as MVLGSSELKSLHNITALNAYNIRGSSVDLSLNDKAYIKKDDRLIDLFIEDIDQVCLDMYKEIDLACGYELKPREYMYSSSVEKVSIPVDMCGIVLPRSSFSRLGLILPISSYANPGYSGNLPIVIYNASNSIIKIPPYIRIMQLVLCEIKGEAIPYDSHKDSKYHGEISPTPPKFNDEEIGEILAKLKNR; from the coding sequence GTGGTTTTAGGTAGTAGTGAGTTAAAATCTTTGCACAATATCACAGCTCTTAATGCTTACAATATCCGCGGCAGCAGTGTTGATCTAAGTCTTAATGACAAAGCATATATCAAGAAAGATGATAGGCTTATAGATCTATTTATAGAAGATATAGATCAAGTGTGCTTAGATATGTATAAAGAGATCGATTTGGCGTGTGGCTATGAGCTAAAGCCTAGGGAGTATATGTATTCTAGCAGTGTAGAAAAAGTCTCAATCCCTGTGGATATGTGTGGGATAGTGTTGCCTAGGAGCTCATTTTCTAGGCTTGGGCTTATCCTACCTATCTCTAGCTATGCAAATCCGGGATACAGCGGCAATCTGCCTATTGTCATTTACAATGCTTCTAATTCTATCATCAAAATCCCCCCCTATATCCGTATAATGCAGCTAGTCTTGTGCGAGATCAAGGGAGAAGCTATCCCCTATGACTCGCACAAAGACTCTAAATATCACGGCGAGATCTCTCCCACGCCACCAAAGTTTAATGATGAAGAGATAGGAGAGATACTTGCCAAACTCAAAAATAGATGA
- a CDS encoding portal protein: MTHQKLLEIYSLDSRANTPSLLEYKEAHRYYHGSQLPDEVLEKLNLRGQPPIVENIYKMIVNKILGYKIQSLQEVKVSGRQEQDKPLANLFNDLLKVFTQSKQYDKQIILRDKELILGLAVCEVWVEQDKYGDNFIELKSIPADCFIIDAFSRDQNALDSRRFHRRIDMDIEEARAIFGEEVYIENHSFVDSRTSVIETWVRESPASAWSEQVWSRYYWHERAGIYQYEHKPFKNGMHPFVIAKYQIDEKNRWYGLFRDIKPLQDFINFAENRAVNMLGSFKALFEDDAVLDTEEFVESVGLDNAVIKVRSGALKENKIQFIKHNAEIQALSQKTEHKRNLAKILSGLNDEALGMAVNRQSGVAIAQRRDAGLLGLQDFIKIGDDMDKLICEKAIDLMQQYFTQAQVFKIIDQKTQERYIEINTTEQNTLKAGKFDLIFKTTLKQDGREERFAHWVEMMKTIQASRPELVPELLPLMLKDVDSPIIQDIEALMQAHAKAQEEQAQAHAPLEQARQDLALAQAQAQLEELQAKANKYNAQASVQEASAQVLQAEANALESTPHKGEKNESKALNHAQKLMQFNPKKAAADMR, encoded by the coding sequence ATGACTCATCAGAAACTACTAGAGATCTACTCTCTCGACTCCCGCGCCAACACCCCCAGCCTCCTAGAGTATAAAGAAGCTCACCGCTACTACCACGGCTCCCAGCTCCCAGATGAAGTGCTAGAAAAGCTTAATCTAAGAGGGCAGCCACCCATAGTAGAAAATATCTATAAAATGATTGTCAATAAAATCCTAGGCTACAAAATCCAAAGCCTGCAAGAAGTCAAGGTCTCAGGCAGGCAGGAGCAGGACAAGCCTTTGGCAAATCTTTTTAACGATCTTTTGAAAGTCTTTACACAAAGCAAGCAGTATGATAAGCAGATAATTTTACGCGATAAGGAGCTGATACTAGGGCTTGCAGTGTGCGAAGTCTGGGTAGAGCAGGATAAATATGGTGATAATTTCATAGAGCTTAAGAGTATCCCGGCAGATTGCTTTATCATCGATGCCTTTTCACGCGATCAAAACGCGCTAGATTCTAGGCGATTTCATAGAAGAATCGATATGGACATAGAAGAAGCTCGCGCGATCTTTGGGGAAGAGGTGTATATAGAAAATCATAGCTTTGTGGATTCTAGGACTTCTGTGATTGAGACTTGGGTGAGAGAGAGCCCTGCAAGTGCTTGGAGTGAGCAGGTATGGAGTAGGTATTATTGGCACGAGCGGGCTGGGATCTATCAGTATGAGCATAAGCCCTTTAAAAATGGAATGCATCCCTTTGTGATCGCAAAGTATCAAATCGATGAGAAAAATAGGTGGTATGGGCTTTTTAGAGACATTAAACCGCTGCAAGACTTCATAAACTTTGCCGAAAATCGCGCTGTGAATATGCTAGGGAGCTTTAAAGCACTCTTTGAAGATGATGCCGTGCTTGATACAGAGGAGTTTGTAGAGAGCGTAGGGCTAGATAATGCTGTGATAAAGGTGCGAAGCGGCGCGTTGAAAGAAAATAAAATCCAATTTATCAAGCATAATGCCGAGATCCAAGCCCTAAGCCAAAAGACAGAGCATAAGCGCAACCTTGCCAAAATCCTAAGTGGGCTAAATGATGAAGCCCTAGGTATGGCAGTAAATCGCCAAAGCGGCGTAGCCATAGCCCAGCGCAGAGACGCGGGGCTTTTGGGCTTGCAGGATTTCATAAAGATCGGCGATGATATGGATAAGCTGATTTGCGAAAAGGCGATAGATCTAATGCAGCAGTATTTCACCCAAGCCCAAGTCTTTAAAATCATCGATCAAAAGACACAGGAGCGATACATAGAGATAAACACCACCGAGCAAAACACCCTTAAAGCCGGCAAATTTGATCTCATCTTTAAAACCACGCTAAAGCAAGATGGGCGCGAAGAGAGATTTGCCCACTGGGTGGAGATGATGAAGACGATCCAAGCAAGCCGCCCCGAGCTTGTGCCAGAGCTTTTACCACTAATGCTAAAAGATGTCGATAGCCCGATAATCCAAGATATAGAAGCCCTTATGCAAGCCCACGCCAAAGCCCAAGAGGAGCAAGCCCAAGCCCACGCCCCACTAGAGCAAGCAAGGCAGGATCTAGCCCTAGCCCAAGCCCAAGCACAGCTAGAAGAGCTTCAAGCAAAGGCGAATAAATACAACGCCCAAGCCAGCGTGCAAGAAGCCAGCGCACAAGTCTTGCAAGCAGAGGCTAACGCGCTAGAATCCACCCCGCACAAAGGAGAGAAAAATGAGAGCAAAGCCCTAAATCACGCGCAAAAGCTTATGCAGTTTAATCCTAAAAAAGCCGCAGCAGATATGAGATAA
- a CDS encoding helix-turn-helix domain-containing protein, whose amino-acid sequence MAHINKNEIRVYFETHNDSPKEVAAHFGISYRTLAHWIKNEGWERAKALQGISAEVVRDDLLQKRLGSVIQTGASKIKSNIRANLGALAGELDEMILNNLLDQSTDEILLKAMSSKFIQSNVALSTMIAKNELMQMLQIKGGKGDPMVIACAEKVAKMFAEMQVLLYGKEPAITKLEAMENPIESMSEQELLALINS is encoded by the coding sequence ATGGCTCATATCAACAAAAATGAAATCCGCGTATATTTTGAGACACACAACGACTCTCCCAAAGAAGTTGCCGCGCATTTTGGCATAAGCTATCGCACGCTAGCGCATTGGATCAAAAATGAAGGCTGGGAGCGGGCTAAGGCTCTGCAAGGTATCAGCGCAGAAGTCGTGCGCGATGATCTCTTGCAAAAACGCCTAGGCTCTGTGATACAAACAGGAGCTAGCAAGATCAAAAGCAATATCCGCGCAAATCTCGGTGCGCTTGCTGGCGAGCTTGATGAAATGATCTTAAACAATCTCCTAGATCAAAGCACCGATGAAATTTTGCTAAAGGCTATGAGCTCTAAATTTATCCAAAGCAATGTCGCTCTCTCTACAATGATCGCCAAAAATGAGCTTATGCAAATGCTGCAAATCAAAGGCGGCAAAGGCGATCCTATGGTCATCGCTTGCGCTGAAAAAGTCGCTAAAATGTTTGCTGAAATGCAAGTGCTACTCTATGGCAAAGAGCCTGCTATAACAAAGCTTGAAGCTATGGAGAATCCGATTGAGAGTATGAGTGAGCAAGAGCTTTTGGCACTTATAAATTCCTAG
- a CDS encoding terminase large subunit domain-containing protein, which yields MNPHKKELAKRALARKSLKEFVLLKWQRYNQMTFNDSWHYDYLCAVLESTLPQSDSKPITRLMLNMPPSYGKTEIIARSFIAWALGKYPWRKFFYISYSDELCRKISNQVRDLMKSPFYAQTFNKSPVFLQDNANEFVLKEGGGLFVTTLKSAITGFHAHQIIIDDPIKVSAMSSRAERVLVNQNFKESVLSRLQDNESNITILMQRLGEQDLCGFLQDPKNFEQDIINEWKIIKLKALATEDETHSIKGKIYTRKKGEALFSARHSPSELEFLRLQMGNDEFSTQYQQEPIASEAGYFEKVYFKTIPAFECSAQNLYIFVDNAISLNTAADNRAIVLVGVESYKDSMRYVVRDCIYGIWSEEQTIANLLDMMSQNPQAKVYIESDGGGLTLERLLQNELVKTNNELKSQDKPPITNDIKCYTPSRKISKVEKIKALRPYYNTGYLVFLHNARGLAQIQKELFSFNPEKPFRKDDCIDAIASACAHSEIVAPPRASVKVRESGRRSGGASTFWRI from the coding sequence GTGAATCCACATAAAAAAGAGCTAGCAAAAAGAGCGTTAGCAAGAAAGAGCCTAAAGGAATTTGTCCTACTAAAGTGGCAGAGGTATAATCAAATGACCTTTAATGATAGCTGGCATTATGACTATCTCTGTGCCGTGCTAGAATCCACTTTGCCACAGAGTGATAGCAAGCCTATAACAAGGCTTATGCTAAATATGCCACCAAGCTATGGCAAGACAGAGATAATTGCTAGAAGCTTTATCGCGTGGGCGTTGGGGAAGTATCCGTGGCGCAAGTTTTTTTATATATCTTATAGCGATGAGCTTTGCCGCAAGATCTCAAACCAAGTGCGCGATCTTATGAAAAGCCCCTTTTATGCCCAGACCTTTAATAAATCGCCCGTGTTTTTACAAGATAATGCCAATGAATTTGTGCTAAAAGAGGGCGGAGGGCTTTTTGTAACGACATTAAAATCTGCTATCACGGGCTTTCACGCACATCAAATAATCATCGATGATCCCATAAAAGTGAGTGCGATGAGTAGCCGCGCTGAAAGAGTGCTAGTCAATCAAAACTTCAAAGAAAGCGTGCTTTCACGCTTGCAGGATAATGAGAGCAATATCACGATCTTAATGCAACGCCTTGGCGAGCAGGATCTATGCGGATTTTTACAAGATCCTAAGAACTTCGAGCAAGACATCATAAATGAGTGGAAGATCATAAAGCTAAAAGCCCTAGCTACAGAGGATGAGACCCACAGCATAAAGGGCAAGATTTATACGCGCAAAAAGGGGGAAGCACTTTTTAGCGCAAGGCATAGCCCAAGCGAGCTGGAGTTTTTACGCTTGCAGATGGGCAATGATGAGTTTAGCACACAATATCAGCAAGAGCCTATCGCAAGTGAAGCGGGCTACTTTGAAAAAGTGTATTTTAAAACGATCCCCGCCTTTGAGTGTAGTGCGCAAAATCTCTACATCTTTGTGGATAATGCCATAAGCCTAAACACCGCCGCGGATAATCGCGCTATCGTTTTAGTGGGGGTGGAGAGCTATAAAGACTCTATGCGCTATGTCGTGCGCGATTGTATCTATGGGATATGGAGTGAGGAGCAGACCATAGCAAACTTGCTAGATATGATGAGCCAAAATCCACAAGCAAAAGTCTATATAGAAAGTGATGGCGGAGGGCTCACGCTGGAGAGACTGCTACAAAACGAGCTAGTGAAAACTAATAATGAACTAAAAAGCCAAGATAAACCGCCCATCACCAATGATATAAAATGCTACACCCCAAGCCGCAAGATCTCTAAAGTAGAAAAGATCAAAGCCCTGCGCCCCTACTACAACACAGGCTACCTTGTCTTTCTACACAACGCAAGGGGGCTAGCACAGATACAAAAAGAGCTTTTTAGCTTTAATCCAGAAAAGCCCTTTAGGAAAGATGACTGCATAGATGCGATCGCAAGCGCGTGCGCACATAGTGAGATCGTGGCACCGCCAAGGGCGAGTGTGAAAGTGAGAGAGAGTGGGAGGCGCAGTGGAGGGGCTAGCACATTTTGGCGCATTTAG
- a CDS encoding DUF4043 family protein yields MSYQNPLNAINFAGWKEDPNVQLNIARVIEKASWSKSPFESFFGKGADRGVRFYAVKDSQPYRPRLKAPLTGTGVEGNADLDTNYDSLEIMSQTTYPKVIANAIKSEIEKYTALKQIDFIKEASDSLTDWMRLRRDKALVSALITDFTNCVVCDQTSNFKDTSSEPDVATATKKIQKGDVMNVQALRRAIFMARTGINYKGKECYPLKPIKSDLVSVQGISLEHNSYIILLDSYACNQLKNDPEWIEMQKAAGVRGDENRIFTGLIGLIDNCPVLDMGIWTPLQSGMPNSEVSDTDYMANINPQNHKKLTPPSYYANGQPVSIGALIGASALVMVGGDKVDFYIDEADSGRKTIVGVDRLLAVSKARFDSNESGSLSPFHDTDFACIGIFSSKE; encoded by the coding sequence ATGTCTTACCAAAATCCACTAAATGCCATAAACTTTGCCGGCTGGAAAGAAGACCCAAATGTCCAGCTAAATATCGCTAGAGTGATCGAAAAAGCCAGCTGGAGTAAAAGCCCGTTTGAAAGCTTTTTTGGTAAAGGAGCGGATCGCGGCGTGCGATTTTATGCCGTGAAAGACTCCCAGCCCTACCGCCCAAGGCTTAAAGCCCCTTTGACAGGCACAGGAGTAGAGGGCAACGCCGATCTAGATACCAACTACGACTCACTAGAGATTATGAGCCAAACGACTTATCCAAAAGTGATCGCCAATGCCATTAAAAGCGAGATTGAAAAATACACCGCTTTAAAGCAAATTGATTTCATCAAAGAAGCCAGCGATAGCTTGACAGACTGGATGCGCTTGCGCAGGGATAAGGCACTAGTATCCGCACTTATTACAGATTTTACCAATTGTGTCGTGTGCGATCAAACAAGCAACTTTAAAGATACTAGCAGCGAGCCAGATGTCGCCACTGCCACTAAAAAAATCCAAAAAGGCGATGTGATGAATGTCCAAGCCCTGCGCCGCGCGATCTTTATGGCTAGAACAGGTATAAACTACAAAGGCAAGGAATGCTATCCACTAAAGCCTATCAAAAGCGATCTAGTCTCCGTGCAAGGCATATCCCTAGAGCATAATAGCTATATCATTTTACTTGATAGCTATGCCTGCAACCAGCTCAAAAACGATCCTGAATGGATTGAAATGCAAAAAGCAGCAGGCGTGCGCGGCGATGAAAATAGGATCTTTACAGGGCTTATCGGGCTTATAGATAACTGCCCTGTGCTAGATATGGGTATATGGACACCGCTGCAAAGTGGTATGCCAAATAGCGAGGTAAGTGATACAGACTATATGGCAAATATCAACCCCCAAAACCACAAGAAGCTAACCCCTCCTAGCTACTATGCTAATGGTCAGCCTGTAAGTATCGGGGCGTTGATCGGGGCTTCTGCGCTTGTTATGGTCGGCGGCGATAAGGTGGATTTCTACATCGATGAAGCCGACTCTGGGAGAAAGACTATCGTAGGCGTGGATCGACTGCTTGCCGTTAGCAAGGCGCGATTTGATAGCAATGAGAGCGGAAGTTTAAGCCCATTCCACGATACGGATTTTGCGTGTATTGGGATTTTTAGCTCCAAAGAGTAA
- the dnaG gene encoding DNA primase, translating into MVTNIEALKSSSIVSVIERYIPLRKNGTNFIACCPFHSEKSPSFVVSDVKGMYKCFGCGKGGDVISFIKEYEKIDFNEALQRLSELTNIALEYDKAQKVGKSPSEVLEKINELAKAELQKHREIVEYLASRGITQEICERYDIGLVPSKEILLANFSAGELVESNFANEYEKGKISIPMRERISIAIRNPQHKVVAFVARTHPHYNFNKNAPKYINSKESYFYKKAQILYLYSNAKATIQAQKAAFVVEGYIDSILLHENGYKHALATGGTAFNIQHLNLLTRLDCEVIFCFDNDKSGMAANFRAVKVCFEAGFYRVKVALLKNKDSKGRLCKDINEALMAMDRHADKSARDDKPQPSLRGSEATEAIHKNAKADSSVKNGSPRGASTARDDREWESKAESTREKLDFNYLNGFEFFIKWLYKNKDKTSAFNEIKGAIAACKNFYDKQAFLECACKLTGVPQEYFTQDRLPTKQANDDYSSFIASILHSEECAYIASELDLSFLPKELEKSVRIFLASQKVDSSMDRHADKSARDDRETSNAPNLNTAQDSRIFDEKVGLCSGEQGDKTRASINAASHKLPALSQKAESIFKEFIQTQPLESEAFYQHYCDLYLAHLHREQTKARAKKDLHLVLALSEKIAQVKQDIHAQKAF; encoded by the coding sequence ATGGTAACAAATATCGAGGCATTAAAGAGTAGTAGCATTGTAAGCGTGATCGAACGCTATATCCCTTTGCGCAAAAATGGCACAAACTTCATAGCCTGCTGTCCCTTTCATAGTGAGAAGTCCCCTAGCTTTGTGGTAAGCGATGTAAAGGGGATGTATAAATGCTTTGGCTGCGGCAAGGGGGGCGATGTGATAAGCTTCATAAAAGAGTATGAGAAAATCGACTTTAATGAAGCCCTGCAACGCTTAAGCGAGCTTACAAATATCGCCCTAGAGTATGATAAGGCGCAAAAGGTAGGCAAGAGTCCTAGCGAAGTGCTGGAGAAAATCAACGAGCTAGCAAAAGCCGAGCTACAAAAGCATAGAGAGATTGTAGAGTATCTAGCCTCAAGGGGGATCACGCAAGAGATATGCGAGCGATATGATATAGGGCTAGTGCCAAGCAAGGAGATTTTACTAGCAAATTTTAGCGCGGGGGAGCTAGTAGAATCCAACTTTGCTAACGAGTATGAAAAGGGCAAAATATCAATCCCTATGCGTGAGAGAATCTCAATCGCAATCCGCAACCCGCAACATAAAGTAGTGGCGTTTGTCGCACGCACGCACCCCCACTACAACTTCAACAAAAACGCCCCAAAGTATATCAACTCCAAGGAAAGCTACTTTTACAAAAAAGCCCAGATACTCTACCTTTACAGCAATGCCAAAGCCACGATCCAAGCGCAAAAAGCCGCCTTTGTAGTCGAAGGCTATATCGATAGCATACTGCTGCACGAAAATGGCTATAAACACGCGCTAGCCACAGGGGGGACAGCTTTCAATATCCAGCATTTAAATCTACTTACTAGGCTTGATTGTGAAGTGATCTTTTGCTTTGATAATGACAAGAGCGGTATGGCGGCAAACTTTAGGGCGGTGAAAGTGTGCTTTGAAGCCGGATTTTATAGGGTGAAGGTAGCACTGCTGAAAAATAAGGATTCTAAGGGGAGATTGTGCAAGGATATAAATGAAGCGTTGATGGCTATGGATCGCCACGCCGACAAGTCGGCTCGCGATGACAAACCCCAGCCGTCATTGCGAGGGAGCGAAGCGACCGAAGCAATCCATAAAAACGCAAAAGCGGATTCTAGCGTGAAAAATGGATCGCCACGCGGTGCAAGCACCGCTCGCGATGACAGAGAGTGGGAGAGCAAAGCCGAATCCACCAGAGAAAAGCTAGATTTTAACTATTTAAACGGTTTTGAGTTTTTTATAAAATGGTTGTATAAAAATAAAGACAAAACAAGCGCGTTTAATGAAATAAAAGGCGCGATTGCAGCGTGTAAAAACTTCTACGATAAGCAGGCGTTTTTAGAATGCGCGTGCAAGCTCACAGGCGTGCCACAAGAGTATTTCACCCAAGATAGACTACCCACAAAGCAGGCTAACGATGATTATAGTAGTTTTATAGCGAGTATTTTGCATAGTGAGGAATGCGCGTATATAGCTAGCGAATTAGATTTGAGTTTTTTACCCAAAGAGCTAGAGAAAAGCGTGCGGATATTTTTAGCAAGTCAAAAAGTGGATTCTAGTATGGATCGCCACGCCGACAAGTCGGCTCGCGATGACAGAGAAACGAGCAACGCCCCAAATCTAAACACGGCGCAGGATTCTAGGATTTTTGATGAGAAAGTAGGGTTGTGCAGTGGCGAGCAAGGAGATAAGACTAGAGCGTCTATCAACGCCGCGAGCCACAAACTCCCTGCTTTATCGCAAAAAGCCGAATCCATTTTTAAAGAGTTTATACAAACACAACCGCTAGAAAGCGAAGCATTTTATCAGCATTATTGCGATCTATATCTAGCACATTTGCACCGCGAGCAGACCAAAGCTAGGGCAAAAAAGGATTTGCATTTAGTGCTAGCATTAAGCGAGAAAATCGCCCAAGTCAAGCAAGACATACACGCCCAAAAGGCGTTTTAA
- a CDS encoding type II toxin-antitoxin system VapC family toxin has product MAKIMLDTNICIYILNNKPERIKSHFDKYELGEIAISAISVAELFFGVEKSRFKESNTLALHAFLAHLQVLEFGSKEAGAYAKIRADLERRKALIGAMDMLIASTALANDLTLITNDSKDFKRVVGLRLENWV; this is encoded by the coding sequence ATGGCAAAAATAATGCTAGATACAAATATTTGCATCTATATCCTAAACAACAAGCCAGAACGCATAAAAAGCCACTTTGACAAATATGAGCTCGGCGAGATAGCCATAAGCGCGATCAGCGTGGCGGAGCTGTTTTTTGGCGTGGAGAAATCACGCTTTAAAGAGAGCAACACGCTAGCTTTGCACGCGTTTTTAGCGCATTTGCAGGTGCTAGAGTTTGGGAGCAAGGAGGCAGGAGCGTATGCCAAAATCCGCGCGGATTTAGAGCGCAGAAAAGCACTTATAGGGGCTATGGATATGCTTATAGCAAGCACCGCGCTAGCAAATGATCTAACGCTTATAACCAACGATAGTAAAGACTTTAAGCGTGTAGTAGGCTTAAGGCTAGAAAATTGGGTGTGA
- a CDS encoding antitoxin, with translation MTAKVFQSGNSLAIRLPKSLNLSKDCAFEIAKINESIVLTPSDKKWENLFSAVESFQGKLERTQESAQEREWQK, from the coding sequence ATGACCGCAAAAGTCTTTCAAAGTGGCAATTCACTAGCCATACGCCTACCAAAGTCGCTAAATCTTAGCAAGGATTGTGCGTTTGAGATCGCTAAGATCAATGAAAGCATAGTGCTAACCCCAAGCGATAAAAAGTGGGAAAATCTCTTTAGCGCGGTGGAGAGCTTTCAAGGCAAGCTAGAGCGAACGCAGGAGAGCGCACAGGAGCGAGAATGGCAAAAATAA
- a CDS encoding ATPase domain-containing protein: MDTLESLEQEILLSMVHYKEDIDEFLAITPRQVFSQKGSVILEKILTLQGKKALSTHSLMNALTTEQQSDEYVLELFSKAPNSSFVNLSQELITAYKLKMQKANGLKMIKASDNNTLLDLSMLDRAVESNEYKNLAQWIDYYATRPEQPKFKTKVGFLDSVFDGGIEVAQLVLISGDPEAGKTTLGLQVLENISHYAKVGFFSFEFTIEQYIRAKQAERKPPNLDNMYIINEGYELYTIAQNIKNLYRQGVKVFLIDSQMRITSPNGRNMEEEESLKFSLLAKLCHSLGILVFLIVQTSKSDRDNPMGSKKGGHEASIIIRIEHCKPEIEALREFSENSRMVILKKNKQTGKHFKEKVAFDPNTRKFASIEVGGEAITESVEMDKIIEVVSI, encoded by the coding sequence ATGGATACTTTAGAGAGCCTAGAGCAAGAGATTTTACTCTCGATGGTGCATTATAAAGAGGATATTGATGAGTTTCTAGCGATCACGCCGCGCCAAGTCTTTAGCCAAAAGGGCAGCGTGATTTTGGAGAAAATCTTAACCCTGCAAGGCAAGAAAGCCCTAAGCACACATAGCCTTATGAACGCTCTAACCACAGAGCAGCAAAGCGATGAATATGTGCTAGAACTTTTTAGCAAAGCTCCTAACTCTAGCTTTGTCAATCTCTCCCAAGAGCTTATCACAGCCTACAAGCTAAAAATGCAAAAGGCAAATGGGCTAAAGATGATAAAAGCAAGCGACAACAACACGCTTTTAGATCTCTCAATGCTAGATCGTGCCGTGGAGAGTAATGAGTATAAAAACCTAGCCCAATGGATCGACTACTATGCTACAAGACCAGAGCAGCCAAAGTTTAAGACAAAGGTAGGCTTTTTAGACTCTGTGTTTGATGGGGGGATAGAAGTAGCGCAACTTGTGCTAATCAGTGGCGATCCAGAAGCGGGGAAAACCACGCTAGGACTGCAAGTGCTAGAAAATATCAGCCACTATGCAAAGGTAGGCTTTTTTAGCTTTGAATTTACGATCGAGCAGTATATCCGCGCCAAGCAAGCAGAGAGAAAGCCGCCAAACCTTGATAATATGTATATCATAAACGAGGGCTATGAGCTTTACACCATCGCGCAAAATATCAAAAATCTCTATCGGCAGGGCGTGAAAGTCTTTTTGATCGACTCACAGATGAGAATCACTAGCCCAAATGGCAGAAATATGGAAGAGGAAGAGAGCTTAAAATTTAGCCTTTTAGCCAAGCTGTGCCACTCGTTAGGCATTTTAGTCTTTTTGATCGTGCAAACTTCTAAGAGCGATCGCGATAATCCTATGGGGAGCAAAAAGGGCGGACACGAAGCAAGCATAATAATCCGTATAGAACACTGCAAGCCAGAGATCGAAGCTTTGAGAGAGTTTAGCGAAAATAGCCGAATGGTGATCTTGAAAAAAAACAAGCAAACAGGCAAGCACTTCAAAGAGAAAGTCGCCTTTGATCCAAACACGCGCAAATTTGCGAGTATAGAGGTGGGGGGAGAGGCGATAACGGAAAGCGTGGAGATGGATAAGATCATAGAGGTGGTATCGATATAG
- a CDS encoding YopX family protein: protein MKLKDFDFRIWDNGQKYAGDVVKKYMGLSGFSDDAEVELWSGFYDKNGKKIYVGDMVKYRKYTKPLEVIYAESTFYIIHPSIEKEFQVDCGTRLQGIYDNRDNGYKDNKLECVEVIGNIHENAELRGQNE from the coding sequence ATGAAGCTAAAAGACTTTGATTTTAGGATTTGGGACAATGGGCAAAAGTATGCTGGAGATGTAGTTAAAAAATATATGGGGCTTAGTGGATTCAGCGATGATGCAGAAGTAGAGCTATGGAGTGGATTTTATGATAAGAATGGTAAAAAAATCTATGTCGGCGATATGGTGAAATATAGAAAATACACAAAACCGCTAGAAGTGATATATGCAGAAAGCACATTCTACATCATACACCCAAGCATTGAGAAAGAATTCCAAGTGGATTGTGGCACAAGACTACAAGGCATATATGATAACAGAGACAATGGCTACAAAGACAATAAGCTAGAGTGTGTGGAAGTCATAGGGAATATACACGAGAACGCAGAGCTAAGGGGGCAGAATGAGTAA